The following are encoded in a window of Brevibacillus ruminantium genomic DNA:
- a CDS encoding EscE/YscE/SsaE family type III secretion system needle protein co-chaperone yields the protein MMRETDPRVIRTEIMRLETALAELRQQLAEMQKACPHEFQETPLSRTCRKCSWTESLYY from the coding sequence ATGATGCGGGAGACAGATCCCCGCGTCATACGGACGGAAATCATGCGGCTGGAGACAGCCTTGGCAGAGCTGCGCCAGCAATTGGCAGAGATGCAGAAGGCATGCCCGCATGAATTTCAGGAGACGCCGCTCTCCCGCACCTGCCGAAAATGCTCGTGGACAGAAAGTCTTTATTATTGA